The Deinococcota bacterium genome includes the window CATACTGCAATGGACGCGCCTACGCACATATGGACCACAGCCGAAGAGACAGCCTGGGACACGACAGCCTGGCCGCCGGCTCGTTGGACGCTTGTGCGCTTCAACGACACCGCGCAACTTGAGGCAGAGTGAGTCATGGTCGCCTCTTGGGAGCTAACGAGATTGAATCGGCAACACGAGCAGATTGGAGAACAGGTGGATACTGCTGTTGATGCTATCAAAAACCACCGCATCGTCGTCATTTATCGTGGCATGCAGCCACAAGCGTGTTTGGAGGTCTCCGAGGTGCTGATGGAGGCGGGAATCCGGCTGTTCGAGGTCACCATGAACTCCCCCGATACGGCGAAAGCCCTCGATCTGCGTGGGGTGCGGCTCAGCGGTGATTGGGATGCTTACTGGCAGTTCCATCGCAATCAGCAGCATGCCCGGCTCTACGGGACAGCCTCGTCTGCGCCGGTTACGGTCGAGTTGCAAGTACTGCAACTGGCAGCATGAACATGGCTCCCACAGGAAATGGTCGCACTCAAATGAATTCCGGGCTTCTCAGACTACGTATGCGTTGACTACCGCTACGTTAGCGCCTGAACGCCCTGTCCGGGCGCAATATCCGGATTGAAATCCGGGTATTGCGCCTGTTTTTCTAACGTTTGACACGTCAACTCCCTCACCCTTTTTGTGAACTCTTTTCGCCTTTTGCTTAACTTCACCAATCTACAGGTTGTTCCTGACGTGTATGCATGTCGTCGAGCTATTTTGGGATGCAGTAGAAGCGGGAATAATTCTTAGCAAGCACCCCGATCGCGTGTGTCATGGTTACTCCCAACAAAGCAAATGGCAGTCGATAAATCGTAAAGACGTAGCGGTTGCTCGCGGCAGCACGCACACCTGAGCGCGTGCCGGCAGGCCCTGCGAAGCCCCCGTTGCCGTGCTGCTCACCAACTGCCAAAGCCTCTGAAGCCTCAGACCACCTCGAGCTCGTCAGGTCCGGGCAGCGCCGGAAAGGGCGCGTGAGGCTCGGCCTGGTACCAGAAGGCCGTCGAGGCGATGTCATCTTGGAGCGGCAAAAAGCGCCCCTTGCCCTCCTTGGCGCTGCGCCAGCCCAGAGCCTGGATGGTGACGCGCAGGTCCCCCTGAAAGCGAATGGGATCCATGACGTGCCAGCGGTACATGCCGAAACGCTGCTGGCTCTTATACAGGCCGTTGGGCCTAAGCACCTGAGGCAAGCCCAGAAAGGGGGTGGAGTAGACGCCGTACTCGCCCTGGGGGTGCTCGAAATTCCAGGCGCCGCCAAAGTAATCCTCCGTGCCCGTGCCGCAGATGGTCGGCCAGTCCCTGTCACCGTCCAGATAGACCTTGATCTCACCTTCGCCCCACCAACCGTTGTTGTTGACGCCCCAGGCGAGATAGGTGCCGACAAAGTGCCCCTGGCCTCTCACGCCGTCTAAAAGGGTATGCACCTCCTTGTAAGGTAGGGGATTGCTGCGCCGCCACTGGGCGTGAAGGTAAGCGCACGACTCCGGGACCTCGGTCAGGGTGTAGTCGATCTGATAGTAGTAGCCGCTCACCTCGTCGGGGCTGAGGTTTTCTACGGTGACGCGTGCATTCTTGCGAAACGGCATTTCCCAGTAGCTGTTGAAGCCGCCCGCGGGGTTGACGGCCACGGGCAGCGAGTTCACGTTGCAGCGCTCCCCCCAGCCGTTGCAGAAGAAGTCGCCCATGGGCACTTCGATAGATGGCTCCCCTTCGTGGTCCCAGTAGCAGCGGAGGACCAACTTGCGCCACGCCGAGGGGTGAACCGTCATCCAGATGTGCTGGACGGCACCGGGGCCCTCGATCTCGGCCAGCGTCACCGTGCTGTTGGCGGGAATAGCGATGCTGGGTGACACCTTCCAGCCTTGGCCCAGTTCCCTTGCGGGAACCGCGCCCGTTCCCTCCTTGGCCTTGCCTCCTTCTCCCTTGGCACCGCTGAAGTTCTCCGGGCTGATCGAGCGCGTCCGCGCTCCCGAAAGCCGCGAGAGGTTGCCCAGGTGCATGCCTAGTCCGTTAAAGGGGCCGTTCAAGGGGTCGTTCATCGTCGTCTCCTCCAGAGGGCGTATTGGAAAATCCATGCTCGAGCTGAGTGCGGGTCCAGCGGTTCAGCAGCTTGTCGCCGCTCGACTCCATCCGGTGAACCAGCCGTCGGCGCATCACCCGCTACCGTCGCCAAGGCGAGTCACGCTGACCTCACCCTTGACTTCATCGGGCAAGCGAACGTCCAGCTCGAGCCCCTGCGGCGCCCGCACCGTAAGCTGCATCGTACCTTTGGCATCAAATTTCCAGACCACTTCGACCGTCCCCTTGCCTGGCAGCGGCACGCTCCCCCGCGCCCAGGAGAGTCCGCAAGGCTGCGGCGCGACGAGGACCTCCCGCCAGCCCGGTGCGGTAGGGCGAACACCCAGAACGTAGGCGCCGAGGAAGTAGCCCGGCGCCGCCGACCAGGCGTGACAGTGACTCCGGGTGAGGAGCTTGGGGTTGGCGCGGTTCGCCTCGCCCGGATACATCTCCCAGCAGGTGGTGGCGCCGTGCTCGAGCATCCGGCCGTAGTTGGCGCGGATGTCGTCTATCATCAGGCCGACGCGCCCGAGCTTGGTCAGGGCCTCGTAGTAGAAGAACGACATGAAGGGGCTGCCGATGGGCACGAAGTCGCCCGGCGGATTCACAAGGTAACGCTCGAGCCTAGCCTTCCGCTCCCCTTCCGCAACGTCACAGAGATACGCAACTACCTGTGTCTGCATGCTGAAGACGGTCGAGAGCGCGCCGCTCCCGTGAATGCAGTCGAGGTAGGCTTGATGCTGATTGGACCAGAGGTGCG containing:
- a CDS encoding DUF2961 domain-containing protein codes for the protein MNDPLNGPFNGLGMHLGNLSRLSGARTRSISPENFSGAKGEGGKAKEGTGAVPARELGQGWKVSPSIAIPANSTVTLAEIEGPGAVQHIWMTVHPSAWRKLVLRCYWDHEGEPSIEVPMGDFFCNGWGERCNVNSLPVAVNPAGGFNSYWEMPFRKNARVTVENLSPDEVSGYYYQIDYTLTEVPESCAYLHAQWRRSNPLPYKEVHTLLDGVRGQGHFVGTYLAWGVNNNGWWGEGEIKVYLDGDRDWPTICGTGTEDYFGGAWNFEHPQGEYGVYSTPFLGLPQVLRPNGLYKSQQRFGMYRWHVMDPIRFQGDLRVTIQALGWRSAKEGKGRFLPLQDDIASTAFWYQAEPHAPFPALPGPDELEVV